In Brevibacillus brevis NBRC 100599, a single genomic region encodes these proteins:
- the hemL gene encoding glutamate-1-semialdehyde 2,1-aminomutase → MNREKSTQLFAEAQHYIPGGVNSPVRAFKSVGGNPVYIEKGEGSRIFDVDGNSYIDYIGSWGPLILGHAHPRVLAAITEVAALGTSFGAPTERETEMAKLVCEIVPSVEVVRMVNSGTEATMSALRLARGYTRRNKIMKFEGCYHGHADSLLIKAGSGVATLGLPDSPGVPEGTAHNTITVPYNDLESVKLAFEAFGDDLAAVIVEPIGGNMGVVPPQPGFLEGLREITEKHGTLLIFDEVMTGFRVALGGAQELYGITPDLTTMGKVIGGGLPVGAYGGKREIMQQVAPAGPIYQAGTLSGNPLAMAAGLTTLQELSKPGAYERLEKMSARLAEGLADNAKKLGIPHTLNRVGSMVCLFFTETPVINYETAKTSDLERFSAYFSYLLEEGVMIPPSQFEGMFVSLAHTDEDIERTIEASYQAMKKAFK, encoded by the coding sequence ATGAATAGAGAAAAATCTACTCAGTTATTTGCAGAAGCACAGCATTACATACCAGGCGGAGTAAACAGTCCGGTTCGTGCCTTTAAAAGCGTGGGAGGCAATCCTGTTTACATCGAGAAAGGAGAAGGCTCCCGCATTTTTGATGTAGATGGAAACAGCTACATTGACTACATCGGCTCGTGGGGTCCGTTGATCTTGGGTCATGCGCACCCGCGTGTCCTTGCAGCGATTACGGAAGTAGCTGCGCTTGGAACCAGCTTTGGTGCACCGACTGAGCGGGAAACAGAAATGGCAAAGCTCGTTTGTGAGATCGTGCCATCTGTCGAAGTCGTGCGCATGGTGAACTCCGGTACAGAGGCGACGATGAGCGCTCTGCGCCTCGCGCGTGGCTATACCCGACGCAACAAAATCATGAAGTTCGAAGGCTGCTACCACGGTCATGCCGATAGCCTGTTGATCAAAGCTGGTTCCGGTGTGGCTACATTAGGCCTTCCAGACAGCCCAGGCGTACCAGAAGGAACAGCACACAACACGATTACGGTTCCTTACAATGATCTGGAAAGCGTCAAACTGGCATTTGAAGCGTTTGGCGATGATCTGGCAGCAGTTATTGTGGAGCCAATCGGCGGCAACATGGGGGTTGTTCCTCCACAGCCAGGCTTCCTCGAAGGGCTTCGTGAAATTACGGAGAAACATGGGACACTGCTCATTTTCGATGAAGTCATGACTGGCTTCCGTGTAGCATTGGGCGGTGCACAAGAGCTGTACGGCATTACTCCTGATTTGACAACGATGGGGAAAGTCATCGGCGGTGGCTTGCCAGTAGGTGCATACGGCGGCAAACGGGAGATCATGCAGCAAGTGGCTCCAGCAGGGCCAATCTATCAGGCAGGGACGCTGTCAGGAAATCCTTTGGCGATGGCTGCTGGTTTGACTACCTTGCAAGAGCTCAGCAAACCAGGTGCTTACGAGCGCTTGGAGAAGATGTCCGCTCGTTTGGCTGAAGGCTTAGCTGACAATGCTAAGAAGCTGGGCATTCCGCACACGCTCAATCGCGTAGGCTCCATGGTTTGCCTGTTCTTCACAGAGACGCCGGTGATCAACTATGAAACAGCGAAAACATCCGATCTGGAGCGTTTCTCAGCATACTTTAGCTATCTGCTGGAGGAAGGCGTCATGATCCCGCCGTCCCAGTTTGAGGGTATGTTCGTTTCCTTGGCTCATACGGATGAAGATATCGAACGGACGATTGAAGCAAGCTACCAAGCGATGAAAAAAGCGTTTAAATAA
- a CDS encoding GyrI-like domain-containing protein, which produces MEGTIVHVPQKYLVGLSFSGSFPMLVEYMPKLWETFLTRQDEIPLAISPDVRYDISDENRTHQMYTEYIVVEVERFEHIPEGMVGFTIPTKTYARFTHTGPMEQVQNTYHSLFGWLNENGHQVDEQALRMERYDQRYVPSVHESARVDNAYEIFIPLR; this is translated from the coding sequence ATGGAAGGGACGATTGTTCACGTACCGCAAAAGTATCTAGTTGGGCTTAGCTTCTCCGGTTCTTTTCCGATGCTTGTCGAATACATGCCCAAACTATGGGAGACTTTTTTGACGCGTCAGGATGAGATTCCTCTCGCGATTTCACCAGATGTACGTTACGACATCAGCGACGAGAATCGGACGCACCAAATGTATACCGAGTACATTGTGGTAGAGGTAGAGCGTTTTGAGCATATCCCTGAGGGCATGGTGGGGTTCACCATCCCAACGAAAACATACGCTCGTTTTACTCATACAGGACCGATGGAACAGGTCCAAAACACATACCACAGTCTGTTTGGCTGGCTCAACGAGAATGGTCATCAAGTGGACGAGCAAGCTCTTCGCATGGAACGCTACGACCAGCGGTACGTTCCCTCTGTGCATGAGTCTGCTCGCGTCGACAATGCGTATGAAATTTTTATCCCGCTTCGGTAA
- a CDS encoding alpha/beta family hydrolase, which yields MVYPKTGSVIVRDGREMTYTHIQANQTPSRSVCFFFPGASYSFDRPYLYYSTMLFLNKQIDLVHVLANYGRENTDLWNRSFGERSAWISEEMQTVVSRVLDVHEYERVFFLGKSLGTVPITCGLLKESRFARSSAILLTPLLAEDVFHAELLNLTQQIFLVSGTADHYYNQGVVDQLATSKPNIQLHLPQNAKHSLDVDLCVDDSLQVLQSVMGELASFLDKQMD from the coding sequence ATGGTATACCCAAAAACAGGTTCCGTGATCGTCAGGGACGGCAGAGAAATGACGTACACGCACATTCAGGCAAATCAGACGCCATCTCGCTCCGTCTGTTTTTTCTTTCCCGGAGCCAGCTATTCGTTCGACAGGCCGTATCTGTATTATTCTACCATGCTTTTTTTAAACAAACAGATCGATCTGGTCCATGTACTTGCAAATTACGGGCGAGAAAATACGGATTTGTGGAATCGCTCATTCGGTGAACGAAGTGCTTGGATCAGCGAGGAGATGCAAACCGTTGTTTCACGTGTGCTGGATGTTCACGAGTATGAACGAGTTTTCTTCCTCGGGAAGTCACTCGGTACGGTGCCGATAACATGCGGATTGCTCAAGGAATCTCGTTTTGCCCGTTCATCTGCTATCCTGTTGACTCCATTGCTGGCTGAGGATGTGTTTCATGCGGAATTACTGAATCTTACCCAACAAATATTTCTCGTCTCAGGCACTGCCGACCATTACTATAATCAGGGTGTGGTTGATCAGCTTGCCACATCCAAACCGAACATCCAGCTCCATCTCCCGCAAAACGCCAAGCACTCCCTTGATGTCGATCTCTGCGTCGATGATTCCCTTCAAGTGCTTCAGTCTGTCATGGGTGAACTGGCAAGCTTCTTGGACAAGCAAATGGATTGA
- a CDS encoding alpha/beta fold hydrolase translates to MKKEVQLSNGIKIAYVEEGTGDSLVLIHGFCGSSAYWHKLVPLLSKTHRVIAIDLRGHGDSSAPDEPYSIERFADDLALLVEELGLAKIHLFGHSLGGYVTLAFANQYADKLASFGLVHSTPYPDDDAAKANRDKGADNIRQNGMEPFIKALVPKLFAPSHIDTMREEVQLAKEIGFATSPVGAVQTLIAMRDRVDRNHVLQETTLPVLLVAGTEDQIIPAEKTFTVDKNNVEQVLLPDAGHMGMVESPEKMAEAFKSFLNRN, encoded by the coding sequence ATGAAAAAGGAAGTCCAACTAAGTAACGGCATCAAAATAGCCTATGTAGAAGAAGGAACGGGGGATTCGCTTGTTTTGATCCACGGTTTTTGCGGGAGCTCAGCTTACTGGCATAAGCTAGTGCCGCTCTTGTCTAAAACGCATCGTGTCATTGCGATCGATTTGCGTGGTCATGGAGACAGCTCGGCGCCTGATGAACCGTATTCGATCGAGCGCTTTGCAGACGATCTGGCTTTGCTTGTAGAGGAGCTTGGTTTAGCGAAGATTCATCTGTTTGGACATTCGCTCGGTGGCTATGTGACCTTGGCATTTGCAAATCAATACGCGGACAAACTGGCGAGCTTTGGCTTGGTCCATTCGACGCCATATCCGGATGACGACGCTGCCAAAGCCAATCGGGATAAAGGCGCAGACAACATCCGCCAAAATGGAATGGAGCCGTTTATCAAAGCCCTCGTACCGAAGCTGTTCGCACCTTCCCATATCGACACGATGAGAGAAGAAGTCCAGCTGGCAAAAGAAATTGGCTTTGCGACGAGCCCGGTTGGAGCCGTCCAAACATTAATCGCTATGCGTGATCGAGTGGATCGCAATCATGTGCTGCAAGAAACGACATTACCTGTGCTATTAGTCGCAGGAACAGAGGACCAGATCATTCCTGCTGAAAAAACTTTTACAGTAGATAAAAATAACGTCGAACAAGTGCTGTTGCCTGATGCTGGGCATATGGGCATGGTTGAATCGCCAGAGAAAATGGCTGAAGCCTTCAAGAGCTTTCTAAACAGAAACTAA
- a CDS encoding bifunctional metallophosphatase/5'-nucleotidase — protein MKKARRITMTAFASIVFASLMSSSAFAAPLHPVQHVDWMVKKAIVSAGQNGDLALDRAVTLAEATVVFSKLKEVKVGAAAKGAHWSTPYFDWAKSKGALTQDDYKNPAQAVTSAKLTQMADKLGYKVKLDNKATVTRGEFFQALGDAATTHVTIAHTNDTHGHIQEDKNQKEFGFAKIATLLKEWRAENENFLLLDAGDTFQGTVFVNQFKGESVVPILNSLDYNVMAAGNHEFDFGYEQLLKLRDMLEHPVISANVFKSDGKELLPPVFKAEIGGKKFAFVGFVAEDTPVLTHPDNVKGLTFKNPVEVAKALVPELKKEADHVIVVSHIGVNVDREIAKNVPGIDLIVGGHSHTPLKEPELVNGTYIVQDWEYGKSLGRADLYYLGKELVAFSGGLKEYDEAVVADPDVDKMVKEIVSKIDTVMNVVIAKSEVPLDGDRALVRTKETNVGNLITDIMLERTKSIKGYEADVALANGGGIRTQLPAGDITKKGLYTLLPFENNTLAVVEVTGEELKQALENGVSKVEEGAGRFPQVSGMSFTYNPSKPAGERVVEVKVGDKPLDLTKTYKLATIDFLAAGGDGYESLKKPFFNTGLSMYSIVEEGLVKRKTVNPKVEDRIVEVKK, from the coding sequence ATGAAAAAGGCACGTCGGATTACGATGACGGCGTTTGCATCTATCGTATTTGCATCGCTGATGTCTTCCTCAGCATTTGCAGCACCCTTGCATCCCGTTCAGCATGTTGACTGGATGGTGAAAAAGGCAATTGTATCAGCGGGTCAAAATGGCGATCTTGCTTTGGATCGTGCCGTGACTCTCGCAGAAGCGACTGTTGTTTTCTCCAAATTGAAAGAGGTAAAAGTGGGAGCTGCCGCTAAAGGTGCTCATTGGTCTACCCCTTACTTCGACTGGGCAAAGAGCAAAGGTGCTCTTACTCAAGATGACTATAAAAACCCTGCGCAAGCGGTAACATCTGCGAAGCTTACACAAATGGCTGACAAACTGGGCTACAAAGTGAAGCTCGACAACAAGGCGACTGTCACGCGCGGTGAATTTTTCCAGGCATTGGGTGATGCGGCTACCACACATGTAACGATTGCCCATACCAACGATACACACGGTCATATTCAAGAAGACAAGAACCAAAAAGAATTCGGCTTTGCTAAAATCGCAACCTTGCTCAAGGAATGGCGTGCAGAGAACGAAAACTTCTTGCTCTTGGACGCTGGTGATACCTTCCAAGGTACCGTTTTCGTGAACCAATTCAAAGGCGAATCTGTTGTTCCGATCCTCAACAGCCTTGACTACAACGTAATGGCTGCAGGTAACCACGAGTTTGACTTCGGCTATGAGCAACTGCTCAAGCTGCGTGACATGCTCGAGCATCCAGTTATCTCTGCTAACGTATTTAAGTCAGATGGAAAAGAATTGCTGCCACCTGTTTTCAAAGCAGAGATTGGCGGGAAGAAATTCGCCTTTGTTGGTTTCGTAGCGGAAGACACACCTGTATTGACTCACCCTGACAACGTAAAAGGGCTGACATTCAAAAACCCGGTAGAAGTGGCAAAAGCACTTGTACCTGAGCTGAAAAAAGAAGCAGATCACGTGATTGTTGTTTCCCATATCGGCGTGAACGTAGACCGTGAAATCGCGAAAAACGTTCCTGGTATTGACCTGATCGTTGGTGGTCACTCCCATACTCCGCTGAAAGAACCTGAACTCGTAAACGGCACATATATCGTACAAGACTGGGAGTACGGTAAGTCTCTCGGACGCGCTGACCTCTACTACCTCGGAAAAGAACTGGTAGCATTCAGCGGCGGTTTGAAAGAGTACGATGAAGCAGTTGTGGCTGATCCAGATGTAGATAAGATGGTTAAAGAAATCGTGAGCAAAATCGATACGGTTATGAATGTTGTCATTGCGAAATCCGAAGTGCCACTCGATGGTGACCGTGCACTGGTACGTACGAAAGAAACAAACGTTGGTAACCTGATCACAGATATCATGCTGGAGCGCACGAAGTCCATCAAAGGCTATGAGGCAGATGTAGCACTGGCGAACGGCGGCGGAATTCGTACACAGCTGCCAGCCGGCGATATCACGAAAAAAGGTCTGTACACGCTCCTGCCATTCGAGAACAATACATTGGCAGTCGTAGAAGTAACAGGCGAAGAGCTGAAGCAAGCCCTCGAAAACGGCGTGAGCAAGGTAGAAGAGGGAGCGGGACGCTTCCCTCAAGTGAGCGGCATGAGCTTCACGTACAACCCATCCAAGCCAGCTGGTGAGCGCGTAGTAGAAGTAAAAGTTGGCGACAAGCCGCTTGACCTGACGAAAACGTATAAATTGGCAACGATCGACTTCCTGGCAGCAGGTGGAGATGGTTACGAATCGTTGAAAAAGCCATTCTTCAACACAGGCCTGTCCATGTACAGCATTGTGGAGGAAGGTCTGGTCAAGCGTAAAACTGTCAATCCAAAAGTAGAAGACCGCATTGTTGAAGTGAAAAAATAA
- a CDS encoding PadR family transcriptional regulator, with amino-acid sequence MNVQFKKGVLELCVLVLTAKQDRYGYELVASISEKFHISEGTVYPLLRRLTQEGFFTTYLAESQEGPPRKYYQLTNRGRQYMNDLILEWRIFNRGVNEIIEEGLGYDKA; translated from the coding sequence ATGAACGTACAGTTTAAAAAAGGGGTTCTGGAGCTGTGTGTTCTCGTCTTGACAGCTAAGCAGGACAGATACGGATACGAACTAGTTGCGAGCATCTCTGAAAAATTCCATATCTCTGAAGGAACAGTTTACCCCTTGCTTCGCCGATTGACCCAGGAAGGATTTTTTACGACCTATTTGGCGGAATCACAAGAGGGACCCCCACGGAAATATTACCAGCTGACAAATCGCGGACGTCAATACATGAATGACCTTATCTTGGAGTGGCGAATATTTAACCGCGGGGTAAATGAGATCATAGAGGAGGGACTCGGATATGACAAGGCGTGA
- a CDS encoding HAAS signaling domain-containing protein — translation MTRREFMDELNALLSALPDKERLDILADYTEHFLSGMNQGKTEHEIAEGLGSPKLVARELLAGYRIDQAQSTASVGNMTRAIVATISLGFFNLVFVLGPFLGLIGILMGLYAMTAALLVAPVGIFLDYGIPAPSQERLFLLFSSMVSVGLGGMLAIGLLRLTKWLYRQFLRYLQFNVKMIRGK, via the coding sequence ATGACAAGGCGTGAGTTTATGGATGAGTTAAATGCATTACTTAGCGCTTTGCCCGATAAAGAACGCTTAGACATCCTTGCCGATTATACAGAGCATTTTCTCTCGGGTATGAATCAAGGGAAGACGGAGCACGAAATTGCGGAAGGATTGGGAAGTCCGAAGCTAGTGGCACGCGAGCTTTTGGCTGGCTACCGAATTGATCAAGCTCAGTCCACCGCATCGGTAGGGAATATGACGAGAGCGATTGTCGCGACGATCAGCTTGGGTTTTTTCAATCTCGTCTTTGTTTTGGGGCCATTTCTAGGCCTGATCGGTATACTGATGGGGTTGTATGCGATGACTGCGGCACTGTTGGTCGCGCCAGTCGGAATATTCTTGGATTACGGGATTCCTGCTCCATCTCAAGAGCGACTTTTCTTGTTATTCTCCAGCATGGTTTCCGTAGGCTTGGGCGGTATGCTTGCCATCGGCTTGCTGCGATTGACAAAATGGCTGTATCGCCAGTTCTTGCGTTATCTCCAGTTCAACGTGAAGATGATCAGGGGGAAATAA
- a CDS encoding DUF4097 family beta strand repeat-containing protein, whose protein sequence is MRNLGKRLFGISLLLFIIGVCGIIWLFTKQENFSFSLKQVNEERVIEQEVKAIEVRTEASDVEILASKQPKASVRMVGEVSEQQQERLEFRSVISPDGTLLVELRERPHVNMFYPRNGKVKLELFLPEKVYEKVQLETMTGDIKSGMLHAKNTKISTGNGDVNVSGYEGEALDVQTATGDINLANVRSAVAIVSSTGEIDKLTMPELTHDVSIRTDTGDIRVTVAKEPIAAQLDVTTDTGSIETTWSNLTYEKDEEYRVKASIGAGGPKMTVRSSTGDVRIQ, encoded by the coding sequence ATGCGAAATTTAGGGAAAAGACTCTTTGGCATAAGTCTTCTTTTATTCATCATCGGTGTATGTGGAATCATCTGGCTCTTTACGAAGCAAGAAAATTTCTCCTTTTCGTTAAAACAAGTGAATGAAGAGCGCGTGATCGAACAAGAGGTCAAAGCGATTGAGGTGCGGACGGAAGCGTCTGATGTGGAAATCTTGGCAAGCAAGCAACCAAAAGCGAGCGTACGGATGGTCGGGGAAGTATCTGAACAACAACAGGAGCGACTGGAGTTTCGGAGTGTAATCTCACCAGATGGTACGCTGCTCGTAGAACTGCGTGAACGCCCTCACGTCAATATGTTTTATCCTCGCAATGGGAAGGTAAAGCTGGAGCTCTTCCTGCCGGAAAAGGTGTATGAAAAGGTCCAGCTTGAAACGATGACAGGGGATATCAAGAGTGGAATGCTGCATGCAAAGAACACGAAAATATCCACCGGCAATGGAGATGTGAACGTGTCTGGTTATGAAGGAGAAGCGCTTGACGTCCAGACAGCTACAGGAGATATCAATCTGGCGAATGTTCGCTCGGCCGTTGCCATTGTAAGCTCGACTGGCGAGATTGATAAACTGACAATGCCAGAGCTGACCCATGACGTTTCCATCCGAACGGATACGGGGGATATTCGAGTGACAGTAGCCAAGGAGCCTATTGCAGCACAGCTGGATGTGACGACAGATACAGGTTCCATCGAAACCACCTGGTCGAACCTTACCTATGAAAAAGACGAGGAATACAGAGTGAAGGCATCGATTGGAGCAGGTGGACCCAAAATGACTGTACGAAGTTCTACTGGGGATGTTCGCATTCAATAG
- the hemE gene encoding uroporphyrinogen decarboxylase, with translation MTAKTFNDTFLKACRGEATEHVPVWYMRQAGRYQPEYRAIRAKHSFFEMNYIPEVCAEVTRLPVEQLGVDAAILFADIMTPLKPIGVDVNIESGIGPVIANPIESLKDVERLLELDPETHVPYILESIKILRQQLSVPLIGFAGAPFTLASYLIEGGPSKHYHKTKAFMYTEPVAWQALMEKLGDMTITYLKAQIKAGAQAVQVFDSWVGALNDEDYREYITPVMTRIFNALKDTGVPTIYFGIGAGHLLMDWNRLPVDVVGLDWRTSITTAREMGVTKTLQGNLDPTLLLAPWEKLEAKAKEILDEGTKQPGFIFNLGHGVFPDAKVETLQQLTKFIHRYKRDI, from the coding sequence ATGACCGCAAAAACTTTTAACGATACGTTTTTGAAAGCATGTCGCGGTGAAGCGACAGAGCATGTTCCGGTTTGGTACATGCGTCAGGCGGGGCGTTATCAGCCAGAATACCGCGCCATCCGCGCGAAGCATAGCTTTTTTGAAATGAATTACATACCGGAAGTTTGTGCGGAAGTGACACGTCTGCCCGTTGAGCAACTGGGTGTTGACGCTGCAATCTTGTTTGCAGACATCATGACGCCACTAAAACCGATTGGCGTAGATGTGAATATCGAATCGGGGATTGGTCCTGTAATCGCAAACCCAATCGAATCCTTGAAGGATGTTGAGCGTCTGCTTGAGCTCGATCCGGAAACACATGTGCCGTACATACTTGAATCCATTAAGATCTTGCGTCAGCAATTATCTGTTCCATTAATCGGTTTCGCAGGAGCACCATTTACACTGGCTAGCTATTTGATCGAAGGCGGCCCTTCCAAGCACTATCATAAGACAAAAGCATTCATGTATACCGAGCCAGTTGCTTGGCAGGCGCTGATGGAAAAACTGGGCGATATGACGATTACCTACCTCAAAGCGCAAATTAAAGCAGGTGCGCAAGCTGTTCAAGTATTTGATTCGTGGGTCGGTGCATTGAATGACGAAGATTACCGCGAGTACATTACACCAGTCATGACCCGTATCTTCAACGCTCTAAAAGATACTGGTGTGCCAACGATCTATTTTGGTATCGGCGCTGGTCATCTTTTGATGGATTGGAACCGCTTGCCTGTTGATGTGGTTGGTCTGGACTGGCGTACTTCGATTACAACTGCTCGTGAAATGGGTGTAACGAAGACGCTGCAAGGCAATTTGGACCCAACGCTGCTACTGGCCCCGTGGGAGAAGCTCGAAGCAAAGGCGAAGGAAATTTTGGATGAGGGCACAAAACAGCCAGGCTTCATTTTCAATCTGGGACACGGTGTATTCCCAGACGCTAAAGTAGAAACGCTGCAACAACTCACGAAGTTCATCCATCGTTACAAAAGGGACATCTAA
- the hemH gene encoding ferrochelatase — protein sequence MSKQKIGLLLMAYGTPRSPEQIEPYYTHIRRGRKPPQELLDDLMARYEAVDGLNRFADITDEQVRALEQEMNKRYPDREFVGYLGLKHIAPFVEDAVEQMKRDGITEAISLVLAPHYSSYSVKEYNGRAQEHSAAIGGSVIHSIESWYLEPGFIGYWADAIQATFAAMTDEERGQAVVIFSAHSLPEKILKSGDPYPTQLEETAKLIAEQAGITSYAIGWQSAGNTPDPWLGPDVQDLTRELYEAKGYQAFVYCPVGFVAEHLEVLFDNDVECKAVTDELGVHYYRPAMPNARPAFISCLADAVGKKLAN from the coding sequence ATGTCAAAGCAGAAGATCGGACTCTTGTTAATGGCGTATGGAACGCCACGCAGTCCTGAACAGATTGAACCATACTATACGCACATTCGCCGTGGTCGTAAGCCACCACAAGAACTGCTCGATGATTTAATGGCGCGTTACGAGGCTGTAGATGGATTGAATCGATTTGCAGACATTACAGATGAGCAGGTGCGCGCGCTCGAGCAGGAAATGAACAAACGTTACCCAGACCGTGAATTTGTAGGGTACCTTGGTTTGAAGCATATCGCTCCGTTTGTCGAAGACGCAGTAGAGCAAATGAAACGCGATGGAATTACGGAAGCGATCAGTCTTGTTCTGGCGCCTCATTATTCCAGCTACAGCGTCAAAGAATACAATGGACGAGCACAAGAGCATTCCGCGGCAATTGGCGGATCTGTCATCCACAGCATTGAGAGCTGGTATCTGGAACCAGGCTTCATCGGATATTGGGCAGACGCTATTCAAGCGACGTTTGCCGCGATGACGGATGAAGAGCGTGGACAAGCAGTCGTAATCTTCTCCGCTCACAGCCTGCCGGAAAAAATCTTGAAGTCAGGTGATCCGTACCCAACGCAATTGGAAGAGACAGCAAAGCTCATTGCCGAGCAAGCAGGGATCACTTCCTATGCAATCGGATGGCAAAGCGCAGGAAATACACCTGATCCGTGGTTGGGACCAGATGTACAGGATTTGACCAGAGAGCTGTACGAAGCAAAAGGCTACCAAGCATTTGTTTACTGTCCGGTCGGATTTGTTGCGGAGCATTTGGAAGTTCTGTTTGATAATGATGTGGAATGCAAAGCGGTTACAGATGAGCTAGGGGTACATTACTATCGTCCAGCGATGCCTAACGCCAGACCTGCGTTCATTTCCTGTCTGGCTGATGCAGTCGGAAAGAAGCTGGCGAATTAG
- the hemY gene encoding protoporphyrinogen oxidase — MSDNTYHITIIGGGITGLAAAFYLQKEIEAKGLPIRFRLLEEQGRLGGKIKTWRHEGFVIEQGPDSFLERKTSAAELAVDLGLGDDLVRNSTGQAYIWHQDRLKAIPEGAVMGVPTKVMPFVTTDLISWPGKLRAALDLVLPASKGDGDISVGDFFRRRLGNEVIDNLIAPLLSGVYSGDLDNLSLLASFPQFAKMEEQHRSLIVAMKHSRPQAKTQGKPKGIFLTLKNGLQSFVEAIEKSLPEEVISKNTGVKELVKRPDGKYTLVLKNGETVETDTVLFTVPHAVAEPLFRPYVQVPTLPQAKPHMVATIAMAFPESAIDLGMEGTGFIVPRNSGAKITACTWAHRKWPHTTPKNKALLRSFVGRAGEQSFMEQTDEEILEVVLRDLRKIMTIRAEPDFYNVSRLQNAIPYVVGHQAWVQDVNNQLKEKLPGVIVAGASYSGVGVPDCIDQGKKAIAEWIASVIPGR, encoded by the coding sequence ATGAGCGATAATACCTATCATATTACAATTATAGGCGGCGGCATAACAGGGCTGGCCGCTGCTTTTTACTTACAAAAGGAAATCGAAGCAAAAGGCTTGCCCATCCGTTTTCGACTGCTTGAAGAGCAGGGACGACTTGGTGGGAAAATCAAGACATGGCGTCACGAAGGATTTGTCATTGAGCAAGGTCCCGATTCGTTTCTCGAGCGGAAAACAAGCGCGGCTGAGCTGGCTGTAGACTTGGGGCTTGGGGATGATCTCGTTCGCAACAGTACAGGCCAAGCTTATATCTGGCATCAGGATCGCCTGAAGGCTATACCAGAAGGAGCGGTCATGGGTGTACCGACAAAGGTCATGCCTTTTGTCACGACCGATCTCATTTCTTGGCCGGGCAAGCTTCGGGCTGCCTTGGATCTTGTTCTTCCTGCCTCAAAAGGAGACGGCGATATCTCCGTGGGTGACTTTTTTCGGCGTAGGTTAGGTAATGAAGTTATTGATAATCTTATAGCGCCCTTATTGTCCGGTGTCTACTCCGGGGATCTCGACAATCTCAGCTTGCTTGCGAGTTTTCCTCAATTCGCTAAAATGGAAGAGCAGCATCGCAGCTTGATTGTAGCGATGAAGCATTCGCGCCCACAAGCAAAAACGCAGGGAAAGCCAAAAGGCATCTTCCTGACATTGAAAAACGGCTTGCAGTCTTTTGTTGAGGCAATCGAGAAGAGCTTGCCTGAAGAAGTCATCTCGAAGAATACTGGTGTCAAAGAACTGGTGAAACGGCCAGACGGGAAGTACACCTTGGTATTGAAAAATGGAGAAACGGTTGAGACGGATACGGTGCTGTTTACCGTACCACATGCTGTGGCAGAGCCATTGTTCCGTCCGTATGTACAAGTGCCTACCTTGCCACAAGCGAAGCCGCATATGGTGGCAACCATTGCGATGGCATTTCCAGAGTCAGCCATTGATTTAGGGATGGAAGGGACAGGATTTATTGTACCGCGGAATTCTGGCGCAAAAATTACGGCGTGTACGTGGGCGCATCGCAAATGGCCGCATACGACGCCGAAAAACAAAGCCTTGCTGCGTAGCTTTGTGGGGAGAGCAGGAGAGCAATCCTTCATGGAGCAGACGGACGAGGAAATTCTGGAGGTTGTCCTCCGCGATCTGCGCAAGATCATGACGATTCGAGCAGAGCCGGATTTTTATAACGTATCACGCTTGCAAAATGCCATTCCATATGTTGTGGGACATCAGGCTTGGGTGCAGGATGTGAACAATCAATTAAAAGAAAAACTCCCTGGTGTTATCGTGGCAGGTGCGTCGTACAGTGGCGTAGGTGTACCAGATTGTATTGATCAGGGGAAAAAAGCAATAGCAGAATGGATAGCGTCAGTAATACCGGGGAGATAG